DNA from Gephyromycinifex aptenodytis:
TGGGCAGCGATGTCGCTGGTGGCGTCGGAGGTTTCGGTTGCGAGTTCCTTGACCTCTCCGGCGACGACCGCGAATCCCTTACCGGAATCGCCTGCGCGGGCGGCTTCGATGGTGGCGTTCAGGGCCAGCAGGTTCGTCTGCTGCGCGATCTTGGTGATGAGCTCGACGACCTGACCGATCTTGTTGCTGGAGTCGTCGAGTTTGCGCATCCGTTCCGCAGAACTAGTGACTGCTGCGATCGCTCGGTGTGAGGCAGCCGCCATCTCATTGCTCACCGCAGCAAGGGAAGCGGAGGAATCACGCAGCCGCTCGGCGGTGTCTTCGGCGCTAGTCACCAAAAGCTTGGTGCGGTGGATATCGTGCAAAGCCCCAGCTACTCGAAGCGGCATGCCCTTGCTGTCGCGCAACGTGGCCCCGCTGGCCCGGAACCATTTGTAGTCGCCGTTCTTCAACTGCAGGCGGTACTCCAGGTCGTAGGGAGTCCTACCTGAATAGTCGTTGAGGTGATTTGCGAACGCGGTCAGGGTGCGTTCGGAATCTTCCGGGTGCAGGCGGGATGCCCAACTGTCCAGAACGTTGGGGAAGTCCCGCTCATCGGTGAAGCCGATCATGTGCCGGAATTCTTGGCTCCACCAGAATTCGTTGTTCGGGTTGACCGGGTCGCCGGCCTCGACGCTCATGTCCCACAGTCCGATGTCCGAGGCTTTCACCATGAGGTCGAACCGCTGGGTGATGAACACCTGCTCCGCTTGGGCTGCAGCCACTTGCGCTTCGAGCTCAGCGATCCGGGCGTCCCGCCCGTCGTCGATTGGCGCCGTAGAAACGGATCCCAGCACCGGTGCGGCCTCCGGTGCAGTACGGCGGAACAGGGCCATTGTCGATCTCCTCAGACGGGTGGGATGTCTGTTTCTTCATCGGCGGCGAATGCCGCGGGCTGAGTGGAGTCGGAGCGCAGCAATCGGAACGCTTCTCACCCTCTCTGACTAGACTCGGCATGCCGCGCAGGTGGCGTCCTCAAGACGTCGCGCTCATCACCACCGGCTCGCGCACCCCGTAAAGGTGGAGCGCTTCGAGGAGAGCAACCTGCGAAAGGAACCGGACGGGGAGGTGCGCATGGGCTCACGTCTGTTCTGGCGCGTCATCAGCGTTATCGGGGAACTTCTGCTCACCGCTGGCGTGATCGTCCTCGGCTTCGCGGCGTGGTTCGTGTGGGGCACCGACGCTGCCGCAGCACCCGAGCACGATAAATCCGTCGCGCGCCTGCACTCCAGGTTCGAAACGCCAGCGCTGCCCCACAAGCAGCTGCCGGTCCCTGAGTCTGGCCGTGAGTTCGCCGTCATCACGGTGCCTCGCTTCGAGGAAAAACCGGTGCCGGTTGTCGAGGGCACCGACCTTTCCGTATTGAAGCGGGGGATCGGCCATGTCCCAGATTCGGCTCTGCCGGGTGAGGTCGGTAACTTCGCGACCGCGGGGCATCGGGTGACCTACGGTCGCCCCTACCGGCATATCGACCGACTCCAGCCGGGGGACCCAATCATTGTGGAGACGGCTCCCGGCTGGTCGGTGTACCGGTTTGTCCGGCACCAGATTGTGGAACCTGGCGCCACGCAGGTGCTCGCTCCCGTCCCCGACCAGCCAGGCGCTCAACCCACTCAGGCGTGGATGACGCTCGTGGCTTGCCATCCGCCCTTCAGCGCCCGCTTGCGGTATGTCGGGTACGCCCTGCTGGAGCGGCAGGTACCGCGCTCGCAAGGTCCCCCGGCGGAACTGTCGGCCGACGCACCCCGTGCGGCTGCAGGCGCTCGGGCCGGTACGTCCGGCCCGGTTGGCGCCTACGCTGCCGCCGATCGCGCAGTGCGAAGGGAGGGTGGTCACTAATGTATGCGGCCCTGTGGCGTCTGTTGCCCGGCCCGTGGTGGGTTCGACTACTGCTGGCGATCCTGTTGTGCGCGCTCGTGGTCTGGACCTGCCTGACCTGGCTTTTTCCTTGGTGGGCTGAGCTGCTCGCTGGCCTGGACGAACCGGTGGTCAGTGGCGCAAACCGTTGACGGGTAAGGGTTTTCACCCGAATCGAGACGTTCTTTTGCTCACGCTGTGAAATCGGCCGCCGATAAGGACGCGGTCAGTATCGATAGCAACGGGCAGGAGCGGACCCGTGTCCCGATGGTGCCGTCCCGTAATGATGATCCGCGCGAGCCTGGTCTTCCTTCTGGTGGCCACCGGGGCGTTGGTCCCCATTGAGCCGCTTCTGGGCTCTCTGGCGCCCCGAGTTGCAGCCGCGGCCGAACCCTCGCCTGCGCCCATTCCAGGTGCCACCCTTACGTTCTCCCCGCCGCACCAGGGCGCAGACCTCCTGCTCGGTCGTCCCGAGACGGTGCGTTTCGTCGCCAAGAACGACTCGAATACACCGCAGTACAACGCGACCTTCCGGATCGTTCTGCCGTCCACAGCCAAAGACGTGACCGCGACGCTACGCGGGTCCACCGAATCCTGGGCGTCGAGGAATCCGCTCGGTGCAGCCACGTACACCTACGCGCAGGGCACCAACACGGTCTACATCTGGGAGAACGCATCCGACCTGCTCGCCGGTGTCGCGACGGTCCTGGACGTTCAGGCCACCTTCACCGAGACCGGCCCCGTGGACGTTCCGGGTGTGGTCTACGTCAACACCTCACCCAACTACGTTCCGGACTTCTACACCGAAGACGAAGCAGCGACGGCCAACGCTGCAACGCCCAAACCGGACCCTGTCATCAAGGCAGGCGACCTCAAACCCGGGACGCCCGTCGATGGCGTCACCGCCTCGACCTCCGCGACCGGAGCGATGAGCACCACGGGCAGCCTCAACATCGTTCCGTTCCTCATCGAGAAGGACATCGACGCCCCCGAGCACGAGGTCGTACGTGGCATCCACGACAACCGGTACCCCACGAGCGTGACCATCACCAATAACGGCATCGGCCGATCCACCTTGGGGCAGGTCGTCGACTACATCCCTGCCGAGCTGGAATACCTGGGCTGCGGGGACGTCGACAACACCACGAATCAGACACCCGAGTATGAGGGGTCCGGGACTCTGGTGGGGACAGCGCTGTCCGGGTGTACCCCTGCTGACCGGGTTGAGACGGTGGAGATCTCGCAGGCAGAAGCGACGGCTTCACTGCCTGCCGGTGTCTACACCAAGCTGACGTGGAATGACGTCGGAGAACTGGCCGCGAACGCGAAGAAAACCTACTCCTATCTGGTGGGGGCGCCGCAGCGGGCCAACGCCATGTGGCCCGGTAATGCCCCTGCAACAGGTGGTACGCAAGCGGCGAACCTGGACAACAACACGGGCGCCGTGACCGCCGAGCCGGCGGGGGAGCGCAGCGCCATCGGCGCAGCGCTGGTCACCGGTAGCTACCTCGGTCGCTCAAGCACGGCCCGCGATACCGAGACCGTGACCATCGAGGACCTGGCCGTCCAGAAGAGCACCAACGCCGAGACGATCAAGGTCGGCGGGACATCCACGTGGACCATCAACGCTCAGATCAGTGAGTACGCCACGAGCTGGGACGGCGTGCAGATCACCGACGTCCTTCCCGACGGGTTGTGCCCGCAAGGAGTGATCCTCAGCGGCACGTCTCCGGGTGAGCCGTGCCCAGACAACGAAGCGCCGCCGGTTTCAGACCCGGCGGTCGCCGCCCCGACGGGGTCCTACAACACCGACGACGGAACGATCACGCTGACCTGGTCTCCGGGTATTGCCGCGGGTACTGCCAGCGGCCCTGGGTTGCAGGGCAAACGCGCCACGTTGAGCTTCACCACCAAGACGATGGAGAACTACCGCGTCGCCGACAACGGGCGCGTGCTCGCCAACGACTCCTGGAGCAACACCGTCACGACAACCGGGGAGCTGACGGATCGGGATACGAGCGTCGGCAGTCGCCGACTGGGGGATCAGAGCAGCGCGGTGCAGCATGCCGGGGCAGTCGAATTCGCTAAGCAGGTCGCCGCTCCGGCCGACAACGGGTCCTGCGACCCGGCCGGGATCGCCCTGCGGGCATGGAGGTCCGACGCGTCGCCCTCGTTGCCGTTCGGCCCCGGCGACAAGGTGTGTTGGCGCATCACCCTCACCCTGCCCGAAACGCTGAGTACCGCCTCCGTTCGGATCACCGACACCCTGCCGCAGGGCCACGTCTGGACAGACAAGTGGGTGCAGGGAGCCGGCACTCGACCAGGTGGCGAAGCCTGGACGCCGAGCAGCCCCGATGGAACGCAACGATCGATCACCGTCGAGCCCCGTTACGAGATCCCGCAGAACGATCCGCTGGTCATCTACCTGGAGAGCCAGATCATCGACCCCAAGGGCGCCCAACCGGAGGATCTGACCGACAACCTCGCAAAGCTCAGCTACCAGGACACCAGCGGTGCGACCTACCAGGGTCGTGCCAGTGTCGGCGTGAAGTGGAACGAGCCAGCCCTGTCGATGTCGAAGTCGGCGCGAAACGTGACGAAGAACGCTGACGTCGCCGACGCGGCCAACAGCGCCGGGGACAGCATCGAGTACACCGTCACCGTCAAAAACGACGGCAACCTCGACGCCAAGCAGGTCGTCGTCTGGGATCGCTACCCCGCCCGAATGAGCTGTCCCGAGGCCATGACCAGCACCCTGAACGGTGTCCAGACCTCTTTGGAAACGAGCTGCGAGGGCGGCTTCGCCAAGGTCACCATCGCCGACATACCCGCTAACAAACAGGTGCTCCTGACCTACCAGCTAGCGGTCCCACAGGACCCGGCACCCGGTGAGACCTACACCAACACCGCCTACGTCACCCAGTTCCAGACAGACACCAACCAGAGCGGCAAACCGTTCATCTTCGTCCCCGAGCGCGGACCTGACCCGTCGCTGACGAGCAACACGGAGCCCCTGCAGGGTCGGGCCGAGCTCGCCGTCACCGTGTCGCCGGCAACCATGGACAAGACGCACACGACGGCGGTGACCGAATCGGGTAACACCCAGGCTCAGGCCACGATCGGTGAGCGCATCGACTACAAGGTCACCGTGACGGTGCCCGCCAAGACCACCTTGCCGACCGGCACGGTCATCCGGGATGTTCTTGCCCCCGGCTTGGTGCTCTTGACCGATCCCGCGCCGGCGATGACGAGTCCCACCTTCACCGGCCTGGCCGCGCCGGAAGCCTCGACCGCCGATAACGGCTCGGTCACGTGGACGACCACCAGTCCGATGAGCAATCCCGATGATGCCGCACGCTCACTCGTGCTGACCTACTCCGCGCGGGTCGCGAACAACTCCGATGCCGTGCACGGGGTCGCCCTGCAGAACACGGCGAACCTGGACTACCGCTCACCGGGGCCGAATCCGCAAGCGATCCACCTACAGGCCTCCACGCAGACCCCCGTCGTCGAACCCGACATCGACCTCAACATGCAGATGGGTTCCACGCTCACCGCAGGTGGGACGGTCCCGTTGACCATCACCGCCACCAATATGGACGGTTCGTCGACGGCTCACGGGACCGTTGTGCGGGTGCAGGTTCCCGACGTGCTGCGATGCCCCGCCAGCGTGCCACCGATGGGAGAGGCCGAGGGAGCGTGCACCGAAACCGACGGTCGCTCGAGGATCATCGAATGGACGATCCCGACGCTCGCACCCGGCTCAAGCGTGCAGGCAACCGTCGAGCTGGGTGTGCCCGACCCTCTTGTCGTCGGTGCCAGCTACACGGTGACGACCACCGTGGAGACGAGCAGCTTGGCCGATACACTTGCGGGTGAACGCACCCCCAGCGCCTTGGTCAACACGGACCGGTACATCGAATCGGAGAGCCGCGTTGCAGGTCGCCCCTGGCCGAGTATCGCTAAGACCTCGGTGCCGACTGCGACCATCGGTGAGCTCGTGGACTACACCATCACCGCGCGCGTGCCGGCCCACGCCACCCTGCACGACCTGACAGTGCTGGACGAGATGCCTACCGGTTTGAGCATCGAAAACACCGACACCCGTTCGTGCGCCGGTAGCAGCGGCGCCGGAACGGTGTCCGTCAGCGAGGACAAGAAGCGGCTCGTGTGGTGGCTGGACGAAGCGGCCGCTACCCGAACGAATATGAATGTCCCGTACGAGTGCACCATGACGGTCCAGGCAAGGGTTGAGAACACCCAGGACACCAAACACGGGTACACCCTGAAGAACTGGGCGTACGTGGTCGGTTCCACCACGGACCGGCTCGATGCCGCGCCGCCCATCCCCGTCGACGGCGGTACTCGCGCCGCCGCCCAGGGCTACGCCGTGTGGGAGGACGTGGATGCCAACCTCGGGCTGCGTGAACCCCGGCTGGCCATCAGCAAGAGTCACCAGGGCGGTAGCAACCTGCGCGTCAGCGCGGGCAACACCATCGACTACACCGTCACGGTGACCAACCAAAACTCGCCAGCCGCCTCCGTCGCCCACGACGTCAAGGTCGTCGACACCCTCCCGCTGGTGCTGCGTCCAGAGCTTGATGAGCAGGGCCGCGCCAAAGGGAAGATCGGCGGCCAGGATGTGACGGGTGTCTGGGATGAGCAAGCGCGCACCGTGACGTGGACGGTGCCCCAGATCGCCTCACAGGGCAACCTCACCATCACCTATCCGGCGACGGTCCTCACCGGAATCGACCCCAACCAACCGTTGCGGAACTCCGTTGTTGCTACCGCCAGTTCGTTGCCGGGGGCGAGTAGCTCCGAGCGGAGCACCTACCGAGCAGCGACGAGCGATTCCGTCGGCCCGCAGGTGATCACCGTGACGAAAGCCCGCGCTTACGATCAGCTCGCCCCCGGTGGTGTGCAGACCTACACCGTGACGGCAACGATCCCGTCCGGGGTGCGCGTCTATGACCTGACGATCACCGACACACCTTCGCCGTATCTGAGTTACGAGGAGACGACCGGATCGGCCTGTACCTACGTGAACTTCGACGGCGGCACCGGCGCCTGCGACCTAGCGCCCCAGGTCAGCCCGACCAAGGACGCGGACGAGTTGCACTGGTTCGTCGGCGATATTGACGCCGTGCCTCAGGCACGGACCATCTCCATCACCTACACAGCACGGGTGACCTCGGCCGCGGCAGCCTCGAGCGCGACGTCGAACATCGTCAGCGCCGGCTGGAACGGCACCGACGTGATCCGCGCCAACCCCGCCCCGGACACGGACTGGACCACGACGTACGGCTCCGAACCAGCGCGCGCCGACTTCACCGTGTCGGTTCCGTTCATTGCCGTCGCCAAGAGCGTCGCCGACGGGCAGACGGAGGTCCAGCATCGGCATGCGTCACCGGATGAACTGCTGCGCTACACCCTCACGGTCAAGAACACCGGAACAGCCACGGCGCACGACGTCATGGTGTTCGATGACCGAACCGAAGGGCTCACCTTCGTCAAGGACTGCGACCGGCGGTTACCGCCACGGGTCAAACTCGGCGCGGAGACAACGACGCCGGGCTCGGGATTGACGCGCCAGTTCTTCACGATCGACGCACTGCAGCGGGATGAGGAACTCTCGTTCTCATACTGCGTCAGGATCCCCGCTGATGCGGAACAGATCGTGGATCGCGGAGGCTACGACTTCGTCAACTTCGTCGACGCCACGTACGCCTCCCAGCCGAAAGGGACACCGCAACGAGCTCTGTACGACGATGTCGCCCCAGCAGGCACAGGCGTCGAAATCGACCTACCCGGTGGCCTCTCGGGCATGGTGTGGCTCGACCGGAACACCGATGGGAAGGCCGACGCCGATGAGGCACGTGTCCCTGATGCCACGGTGCGCATCACCGGGCCGCAGGGCTTCGACAAAAAGGTCATCACCGAAGCCAACGGTGTGTGGAGCTGGAAGGGCCACCTGCCGACGGGGGAGTACCAAGTAGTTCTCGCCAACGGCCCCCTCGCCGGCACAAGGATCGATTCCTTCCGGCACGACAGGCTGCCGGACGGCGCGGCGATGACCTTCACCGAGAGCGAGGGCAAGCGCGTCGACGGTCTGGACATCGGGCTCGTCGGAACACTTTCCCTCGGTGACCGCGTGTGGTGGGACGCGAACCGCGACGGCGTTCAGGACTCGGGAGAAGCCGGCATCGTCGGCGCTGCTGTGACCGCCGTCTGGGCGGGGTTCGACAATGTGTTCGGCACCGCCACCGAGCCGGGTGACGACCAGAGGTGGACCGTGGCTACCACCACCGACGGCGCCTACCTCATCGACCACCTGCCCGCGGGCCGCTATCGGCTCACCACGGCAACAACGGACGCTACCGGCGCCTCAGCCTGGGACGTACCCACCTGGGACGTGGACTCAGGACCGTACTCGGGCTCCGCCAGCTCAGGCAGTGCCCTCCAGCGGGCTCGCGTCGAACTGAGCCTGAGCCAATCGGAGACCGGCGTGGGAACGGTGACTACTACCGCTGAAGGCCCGGACGCGGACGGTATCGCGGCCACCGAGGTCGATTTCGGCTTCGTCAAGGCCGACCTGCAAATCGGGGATCTCGTCTGGCTCGACTACGACAGGGACGGCGAGCGCGATGTCTCCGCGAGCGGCCCGAGCGAACCGGGGGTCGCCGGCGTGCTGGTGCGAGCCACCTGGGCCGGACCTGACGGCGTGTTCGGATCGCAGGAAGACCCAGGTGACGATCACACCTTCACCACGACAACCGATGGACAGGGCGGTTACACGCTCACCGGTCTGCCACCGGGGGAGTACACCGTGTCGATCGCTCCGCAGGGCCAGGACGCCTCATCGCTGACTCCATCCTGGGATCTGGACGGTGTGGACTTCAGCGCCACCAATCTCACGCTGGCTCCGACCGACGCCGACGGTCGGCTCGTCCCGCAGGGAGTTGTCACGGTGCGTACTGGGAACCCGCAGAAACCCGCGGCCAGCGAACACCCGAATGACGCCGTAGATTTCGCCCTGATCGGAACGGCCCAGAGCGTGACCGGAGTGATCTTCCTGGATCGCGATGGTGACGGGTCGCAGGGCCCCGGCGAAAGCGGCATGCCGGGCATCAGGGTGAACGTGTGCTTCGCAAACGGGCGCTGCGAGGTGGTCACGACTGGCGCGGACGGCACCTGGAGTGTCGTCGACCCGCCCGCGGGTCCGGTGACCGCCACCGTGACCTCGTCCTTGCCGGCAGGTGCCAACACCACCTCCCAGTCCGGGAACACTCCGGTAGGCGGGCGCACTGAGCTACCTGCCGGCGTCACGTTCAGCGACGTTGCCGCTTTCGGTGACACCGTCTGGCGCGATGACAACCGCGACTACGTTCTCGACCCGGCAGAGCCGCCAGCCCCGAACGTTCTGGTGAGGGCGACGTGGGCAGGATTCGACGGTCTTCTCGACGGGGAGACTCTGCCCGGAGGTCGCAAGGCGGTCTCCGGCGATGACATCACCTTCACGACGCGCACCGGAGCGGATGGGCGATACCTCTTCGGGGATATGCCCTACGGCCGCTACCTGGTCCGCATCTCACAGGTACCGGCGGGTTGGACTCCGCAACAGGACCGTGACGGTGCCGATCCGGCCGAAACCCTTCTCACCCTTGCCCAGGGGCAAGAGGATCTGGACGTCGATTTCGCGCTCAGGCAGCTGCCGGCACCACCGCGACCCACGCCGCCCACCACGGTCAGCCCGACCGGAGAGCCAAATGACCCGACGGCCAACCCGACTGGCGGCCCGACTGGTGATCCAACTGGCGCCCCGACCGGCGACCCGACCGGTGACCCGACGGTCAATCCGACCGGCGACCCGACCGGCGACCCGACCGGCGACCCGACCGGCGACCCGACCGGGGATCCGACGGCCGCTCCATCCGTCTCGCCCACCCGCGCACCTGTGAAACCCGGACCGTCGAGCACGGCCGGTTCGGGAGGTACGAACGCGAAGGTCCACCCCAAAAAACCCACCAACGCTCGCAACACCCACCGGCCATCGTCCAAGGACACCTCGGGTGTTTCGCCTGAAACAGGCGCCAGCCGGGGGCGGACCGGGTCCACTGACTACCCGGGCGACGGCAAGGACGGGTCCGGGACGCTGCCCTTCACCGGGGCTGCCATCTGGACGTTGACCGGCACTGGGGTGATGCTGCTCCTGCTCGGGGCAGCTCTGCTCACGCTCGTACGCCGTCGCCGGGATTCTTGGACGCTGAAGGGGTGAGGGACGCACTGCCGCAGGAAGGGTTCTGCGTGGTACTCCAGGCCTGCCTGTTGCGGGCTGGCTGCGCAGGGGTCGCGCACGAGCGTCGGCCGTGAACGCTGCTGCGACGCAGGCCACGTCGGCCGCCCAGGCCCGCGCCTGAGCGGTTGGCGCAGCGCACGCGACGGCTTACTGGGGCGTGGCGGCACGTTGGGCAGACAAACCCGCTGTCGACTATCGGGGCGGGCGCCGATCGGCTCCTCCTCGGCTATCGCAGGAAAGGAGCTCGCCTGACTGGACCACGAGTCTTGGCAAGCGCCGGGCGCCTCACTAGGCTCAAGGCGCCGCGCGGGGCGTCCTGGGCACCAGGACTGAGATGGGCAGACCGGCCCGGACCCGTGGAACCTGATCTCGATCACGCGAGCGGAGGGAACGCGGCAGCTCACCCCTGGTGGGCTCCCACGCGCTCGGGAGGACTTGATGACCACTCTCGACCACAATCTCGACACCCAAACGAATGTCCCCGCAGGTGAGGGCTTCACCGCTGCCCTGCGACGGGACCACGATCGTCTCTTCGAGGCGTTCTGGGCGCACCCGTTCCTGGCGGGGCTGCGCGATGGCTCTCTGAGCAGGGAAGCCACCCTGTTCTATGTCGGGCAGGACCACCAGTACCTGTCGGCGTATCTGCGTTGCTATGGGCTGGGGATGGCGGCCTCGCCCGACCGGGCCTGGATGGAGCACTTCGTCGACTCGTCGCTGTTCCTGCTCAATGACGAAACCCACCCGCACCACGTCATGTGCCGCGCGTTCGGGGTGGATTACGAGCAGGTGCAGCACGCTCGGCTGGCGCCTTCATCACAGGCCTACATCGACCACATGATGGTCAGCGGCCACGACAGCCTGGGTGTGTTGTCGTTCGCGTTGCTGCCGTGCCCGTGGACCTACATCTGGGCGGGGGAGCGCTACCTGCAACAGGTCGATCCGGCCACGGCTGAGAACAACCCGTTCCACGAGTGGTGGACGTTCTACGGTTCGCCCGACTCGCAACAGCTGCTTTCGGACCTCCTGGAGCGCTGCGATCAGCTCGCCGCGCAGGCAGGGCCGGCCGAACGCGCCCGGATGGCGCGCGCGTTCGAACTGAGCTGCTACCACGAGATCCGGTTCTGGCAGATGGCGTTCACCCAGGAGTCCTGGGACGACGTCCCGAACGAGGTGCTGGGGTCCGACTGAGAGCAGCTCACGCTTCGGCCCCGCCTCGCGTCCACAGCGCGGGCGTGGTCGTGGTGATCGGCACGAGACCGGCGCGCGCCAGGATGGGTTGGGACAGGTGCGTGCAGTCAGCGCGTAGGTAGGACCTGCCGCGCGCCGCCGCCGACCTGGCTCGGGCGGCGGTGAGCGCGCGGTACAGCCCGAGCCCGCGGTGGGCCGTGTCGCAGGCGCCGCCCCACAGACCAGCGAAGTCGGTGCCGTCGACGAAGTCGATTCGCCCGGAGCGCACGATCCGCCCGGCGGGTCCGCGTATGAACCAGATCTGGAGCGAACCAGGTGCGGTGCGCACCCGGTCGATGAGTTCCCCGGCGCGCTGGGCAGATCGCTCAGCGCTGTCGCCGAACACGGTGGCGGCCAGGGCTTCGGCTTCGATGATGTCGTCGTCTGGTGCTGCGTTGATGAGGACAGGAACTCTAGCTTTACCTTATGAATTCGTGGTGAGTGCAGCAGTCTCCGTGAAGGGTATGTGTGGTGACGTCAAAGGGTTTGTCAGGCAGAGCAGCTCTGATCACGGGTGTGAGTCGCGCACGCGGCATCGGTTTCTCGGTGGCATCGCGGTTTGCGCGGGCGGGTGCGAGTCTGTATCTCACCCACAACGTCGGCCACGATCAAGCCCAGCCATGGGGTGGGCAAGACATCTATTCAGTGATGGCCGAACTGTCAGCGCAGCTGCATGATGGCGCGGTGCTGCGGCATACGCACGCGGACTTCGAGGACCCAGCCGAGGCGTCGAGAGTGATCGACTGGTTGGACCAGCCGGTCGACATTCTTGTGGCCAACCATGCCCGTTCTGGTGGCGACAGTAGCCTGGCGCACATCACCGCGGGGGAGTTGGAGTCGCATTGGCGGGTGAATGCGCAATCGGTGTTGTTGCTCACTCAAGGATTTGCACAGCAATGTGTGG
Protein-coding regions in this window:
- a CDS encoding SDR family oxidoreductase yields the protein MTSKGLSGRAALITGVSRARGIGFSVASRFARAGASLYLTHNVGHDQAQPWGGQDIYSVMAELSAQLHDGAVLRHTHADFEDPAEASRVIDWLDQPVDILVANHARSGGDSSLAHITAGELESHWRVNAQSVLLLTQGFAQQCVGESGRVIWMTSGQALGPMPGEVGYAGTKAMLAGLVPTVADELIDRGILLNAVNPGPVNTGYLDPETIYSRELCEDLLQRFPLGRFGEPDDPARLVEFLVSDAGRWIVGQVIDSEGGFRRWTLT